In one Pseudomonas sp. MM211 genomic region, the following are encoded:
- a CDS encoding homocysteine S-methyltransferase family protein: protein MSERPLILLDGGMGRELQRRGAPFRQPEWSALALSEAPEQVEAVHAAYIASGSQVITSNSYAVVPFHIGEQRFADEGRALAERAGQLARNAADRAATGVRVAGSLPPLFGSYRPDLFQPERVTEVLTPLIEGLAPHVDLWLAETQSAIAEARAIRAHLPDDGKPFWLSFTLRDEDTDEVPRLRSGEPVADAARAAAELGVEVLLFNCSQPEVIGTAIDVARETFASLGADIAIGAYANAFPPQPEEATANDGLDPLREDLDPPGYLRWVADWRARGASHLGGCCGIGPEHIAVLAQRLN, encoded by the coding sequence ATGAGCGAGCGACCTCTGATTTTGCTGGACGGGGGTATGGGCCGTGAGCTGCAGCGCCGTGGCGCGCCGTTTCGTCAGCCGGAGTGGTCGGCGCTGGCTCTGAGCGAGGCGCCCGAGCAGGTGGAAGCCGTGCATGCCGCCTATATCGCCAGCGGCAGCCAGGTGATCACCAGCAACAGTTACGCGGTGGTGCCCTTTCATATCGGTGAGCAGCGCTTCGCCGACGAAGGCCGCGCCCTTGCCGAGCGTGCCGGTCAGCTGGCGCGCAACGCGGCTGATCGGGCTGCCACCGGGGTACGGGTCGCGGGCTCGTTGCCGCCGCTGTTCGGCTCCTATCGGCCTGATCTGTTCCAGCCCGAACGGGTGACCGAGGTGCTGACGCCGCTGATAGAAGGTTTGGCGCCTCACGTCGATCTGTGGCTGGCCGAAACCCAGAGTGCTATCGCCGAAGCACGGGCCATTCGTGCCCATCTGCCAGATGACGGCAAGCCGTTCTGGTTGTCCTTCACCCTGCGTGACGAAGACACCGACGAGGTGCCGCGCCTACGCTCCGGCGAGCCGGTGGCCGATGCTGCCCGCGCTGCCGCCGAACTGGGTGTCGAGGTGCTGCTGTTCAACTGCAGCCAGCCGGAGGTGATCGGCACGGCCATCGACGTGGCGCGCGAAACCTTCGCCAGCCTCGGCGCGGACATCGCCATTGGTGCCTACGCCAATGCCTTCCCGCCGCAGCCCGAAGAGGCCACCGCCAACGATGGCCTGGACCCGCTGCGCGAGGATCTCGACCCGCCCGGTTATCTGCGCTGGGTAGCCGACTGGCGCGCCCGTGGGGCCAGTCATCTGGGCGGCTGCTGTGGCATCGGCCCGGAACATATCGCGGTGCTGGCGCAGCGCCTGAACTGA
- the glsB gene encoding glutaminase B, which produces MQALLNEVLDQVRPLIGKGKVADYIPALADVPADRLGIAVYGNDGELFTAGDAQTPFSIQSISKVFSLVQAIQHSGEAIWERLGHEPSGQPFNSLLQLELENGRPRNPFINAGALVISDINQSRFAAPVLSMRDFVRRLSGNAHVSVDMRIAESEYQHRARNAAMAYLMQSFGNFHNDVEMVLRGYFSHCALSMNCVDLAKAFCFLANDGFCKHSGEQILTARQTQQVNSIMATSGLYDEAGNFAYRVGLPGKSGVGGGIVAVVPGQYTICVWSPGLNAAGNSLAGMAALEVLSERIGWSVF; this is translated from the coding sequence ATGCAAGCGTTGCTGAATGAAGTCCTCGATCAAGTCAGGCCGCTGATTGGCAAAGGCAAGGTTGCCGATTACATCCCGGCGTTGGCCGATGTGCCTGCCGATCGCTTGGGCATCGCGGTGTATGGCAACGACGGCGAGCTGTTCACCGCCGGTGATGCGCAGACACCGTTCTCGATCCAATCCATCTCCAAGGTGTTCAGCCTGGTGCAAGCGATCCAGCACAGCGGCGAGGCCATCTGGGAGCGGCTTGGTCACGAGCCTTCCGGGCAGCCGTTCAACTCGCTGCTGCAGCTGGAACTGGAGAACGGCCGACCGCGCAATCCGTTCATCAATGCCGGCGCATTGGTGATCAGCGACATCAACCAGTCACGCTTCGCTGCCCCGGTGCTGTCGATGCGCGATTTCGTCCGGCGCCTGTCAGGCAACGCCCATGTGTCGGTGGATATGCGCATCGCCGAGTCCGAGTACCAGCATCGCGCGCGCAATGCGGCGATGGCATATCTGATGCAATCGTTCGGCAATTTTCACAACGATGTGGAGATGGTGCTGCGCGGCTACTTCAGCCATTGCGCCCTGAGCATGAATTGCGTCGACCTGGCCAAGGCCTTCTGCTTTCTGGCCAACGACGGCTTCTGCAAGCACAGCGGCGAGCAGATTCTCACGGCACGGCAGACCCAGCAGGTGAACTCGATCATGGCCACCAGCGGGCTGTACGACGAAGCGGGTAACTTCGCCTATCGCGTTGGCTTGCCGGGCAAGAGCGGCGTGGGTGGCGGCATCGTCGCGGTGGTGCCGGGGCAGTACACAATCTGCGTGTGGTCGCCCGGGCTCAACGCAGCCGGCAACTCGTTGGCCGGCATGGCGGCGCTGGAAGTGCTTAGTGAGCGGATTGGCTGGTCGGTGTTCTGA